The following coding sequences lie in one Mercenaria mercenaria strain notata chromosome 5, MADL_Memer_1, whole genome shotgun sequence genomic window:
- the LOC123556869 gene encoding uncharacterized protein LOC123556869 isoform X2 — MAPFQETSRQISGPESEVIQWARDHIASFRHDIDTIKLQAKAILKEVDKLSKEQGNIERKSKKERSKELRGCIDKYQDSISSVQSACEKISGIVDDKTPNVPLVDRRSTYDGRGGKNRNSSSFVDQRECNLCYRKAVEIMKLQADLESMKDDMKRKEAEYNESRRRMQYENERLHSQLLKEVEAKEEALKRLSSMASSKLRDNNPNITDLSDQNRPTKIAERLSELYDNQWTDAYDVLEGSMQEGQIIQTLLGILMKVYEECCKLSSVNFYERIQNCIESPLEPRSKQPTTVILSEQLKQQIKEFRKTRAAFVIKDIERVIKPKLQEVTTRIQIPKSHLNVIQTYISHCVWIGWYCAVQDPPLVLSVSTSSKFDTTLFKDYTSRGRYVQFVVWPALYLHEGGPLLSKGVAQGCDHQLENNTVITTGIADNKIQLTKHQAQMMQEPVYSRNYGTSARHVSTFNMGNTRQTRQTGQSLESQYVNDRRRREGSRMAQTVHRPHAHTQVGHGRARNNSRQAWVVNERQSTMI; from the exons ATGGCGCCATTTCAAGAAACAAGTCGACAGATTTCTGGTCCGGAaag CGAGGTAATACAATGGGCAAGAGATCATATAGCATCTTTCAGGCACGACATTGATACTATAAAACTGCAAGCAAAAGCTATTTTGAAGGAAGTTGATAAATTGTCTAAAGAACAAGGGAATATAGAAAGAAAATCTAAGAAAGAAAGAAGCAAAGAGCTTCGCGggtgtattgacaagtatcaagATAGTATTTCGAGTGTGCAGAGCGCATGTGAGAAGATATCTGGG ATTGTGGATGACAAAACACCTAACGTACCTCTGGTTGACAGACGTTCAACATATGATGGTAGAGGAGGCAAGAACAGGAATTCATCTTCATTTGTTGATCAGCGAGAATGCAACCTTTGTTACAGAAAAGCAGTTGAAATCATGAAGCTTCAGGCAGATCTGGAAAG CATGAAAGACGACATGAAAAGAAAGGAAGCTGAGTATAATGAAAG CCGAAGAAGAATGCAATACGAAAATGAGAGGCTTCATAGCCAACTGCTGAAAGAAGTTGAAGCAAAGGAGGAAGCCCTAAAAAG GTTAAGTTCAATGGCTTCCAGCAAACTGCGTGACAACAACCCGAACATCACTGACCTAAGTGACCAGAACAGACCTACTAAAATAGCAGAACGTTTGTCAGAGTTGTACGACAATCAGTGGACAGATGCATATGATGTATTAGAAGGTTCTATGCAAGAAGGACAGATCATACAAACGCTTCTGGGCATATTAATG AAAGTGTATGAAGAATGTTGCAAACTTTCGAGTGTAAATTTCTACGAGAGGATCCAAAACTGCATTGAGTCTCCACTTGAG CCGAGGAGCAAACAACCTACGACAGTGATCTTATCTGAACAgttaaaacaacaaattaaagAATTTCGTAAGACCCGAGCTGCATTTGTTATCAAAGACATAGAAAGG GTAATTAAACCAAAACTTCAGGAAGTTACAACAAGAATTCAAATACctaaaagtcatttaaatgtgATACAAACGTACATATCACACTGTGTATGGATCGGATGGTACTGTGCCGTCCAGGATCCTCCACTTGTATTGAGTGTATCTACGTCAAGTAAGTTTGATACTACTTTGTTCAAAGACTACACAAGCCGTGGTCGCTACGTTCAGTTCGTAGTCTGGCCTGCTTTATACCTACATGAAGGCGGACCTCTGTTGTCTAAAGGTGTTGCACAAGGTTGTGACCATCAACTAGAGAATAATACAGTGATAACAACAGGCATTGCAGACAACAAAATACAATTGACAAAACACCAAGCGCAAATGATGCAAGAACCCGTATATAGCCGAAATTATGGTACGAGTGCGAGGCATGTCTCGACATTCAACATGGGTAATACACGCCAGACACGACAGACAGGTCAAAGTTTAGAATCGCAATATGTTAATGATCGAAGAAGAAGAGAAGGCAGTCGGATGGCACAAACGGTACATAGGCCACATGCTCATACCCAAGTCGGACACGGCCGTGCCAGAAACAATAGCAGACAAGCTTGGGTTGTAAATGAACGTCAGTCGACAATGATTTGA
- the LOC123556869 gene encoding uncharacterized protein LOC123556869 isoform X1, with the protein MAPFQETSRQISGPESEVIQWARDHIASFRHDIDTIKLQAKAILKEVDKLSKEQGNIERKSKKERSKELRGCIDKYQDSISSVQSACEKISGIVDDKTPNVPLVDRRSTYDGRGGKNRNSSSFVDQRECNLCYRKAVEIMKLQADLESMKDDMKRKEAEYNESRRRMQYENERLHSQLLKEVEAKEEALKRLSSMASSKLRDNNPNITDLSDQNRPTKIAERLSELYDNQWTDAYDVLEGSMQEGQIIQTLLGILMVTWGKTEKVYEECCKLSSVNFYERIQNCIESPLEPRSKQPTTVILSEQLKQQIKEFRKTRAAFVIKDIERVIKPKLQEVTTRIQIPKSHLNVIQTYISHCVWIGWYCAVQDPPLVLSVSTSSKFDTTLFKDYTSRGRYVQFVVWPALYLHEGGPLLSKGVAQGCDHQLENNTVITTGIADNKIQLTKHQAQMMQEPVYSRNYGTSARHVSTFNMGNTRQTRQTGQSLESQYVNDRRRREGSRMAQTVHRPHAHTQVGHGRARNNSRQAWVVNERQSTMI; encoded by the exons ATGGCGCCATTTCAAGAAACAAGTCGACAGATTTCTGGTCCGGAaag CGAGGTAATACAATGGGCAAGAGATCATATAGCATCTTTCAGGCACGACATTGATACTATAAAACTGCAAGCAAAAGCTATTTTGAAGGAAGTTGATAAATTGTCTAAAGAACAAGGGAATATAGAAAGAAAATCTAAGAAAGAAAGAAGCAAAGAGCTTCGCGggtgtattgacaagtatcaagATAGTATTTCGAGTGTGCAGAGCGCATGTGAGAAGATATCTGGG ATTGTGGATGACAAAACACCTAACGTACCTCTGGTTGACAGACGTTCAACATATGATGGTAGAGGAGGCAAGAACAGGAATTCATCTTCATTTGTTGATCAGCGAGAATGCAACCTTTGTTACAGAAAAGCAGTTGAAATCATGAAGCTTCAGGCAGATCTGGAAAG CATGAAAGACGACATGAAAAGAAAGGAAGCTGAGTATAATGAAAG CCGAAGAAGAATGCAATACGAAAATGAGAGGCTTCATAGCCAACTGCTGAAAGAAGTTGAAGCAAAGGAGGAAGCCCTAAAAAG GTTAAGTTCAATGGCTTCCAGCAAACTGCGTGACAACAACCCGAACATCACTGACCTAAGTGACCAGAACAGACCTACTAAAATAGCAGAACGTTTGTCAGAGTTGTACGACAATCAGTGGACAGATGCATATGATGTATTAGAAGGTTCTATGCAAGAAGGACAGATCATACAAACGCTTCTGGGCATATTAATGGTAACGTGGGGAAAAACAGAA AAAGTGTATGAAGAATGTTGCAAACTTTCGAGTGTAAATTTCTACGAGAGGATCCAAAACTGCATTGAGTCTCCACTTGAG CCGAGGAGCAAACAACCTACGACAGTGATCTTATCTGAACAgttaaaacaacaaattaaagAATTTCGTAAGACCCGAGCTGCATTTGTTATCAAAGACATAGAAAGG GTAATTAAACCAAAACTTCAGGAAGTTACAACAAGAATTCAAATACctaaaagtcatttaaatgtgATACAAACGTACATATCACACTGTGTATGGATCGGATGGTACTGTGCCGTCCAGGATCCTCCACTTGTATTGAGTGTATCTACGTCAAGTAAGTTTGATACTACTTTGTTCAAAGACTACACAAGCCGTGGTCGCTACGTTCAGTTCGTAGTCTGGCCTGCTTTATACCTACATGAAGGCGGACCTCTGTTGTCTAAAGGTGTTGCACAAGGTTGTGACCATCAACTAGAGAATAATACAGTGATAACAACAGGCATTGCAGACAACAAAATACAATTGACAAAACACCAAGCGCAAATGATGCAAGAACCCGTATATAGCCGAAATTATGGTACGAGTGCGAGGCATGTCTCGACATTCAACATGGGTAATACACGCCAGACACGACAGACAGGTCAAAGTTTAGAATCGCAATATGTTAATGATCGAAGAAGAAGAGAAGGCAGTCGGATGGCACAAACGGTACATAGGCCACATGCTCATACCCAAGTCGGACACGGCCGTGCCAGAAACAATAGCAGACAAGCTTGGGTTGTAAATGAACGTCAGTCGACAATGATTTGA